ACCAAAAGAAACATATGATATTTGTAATGAAGAAGCTATTCTTGTTGATGTTCGTGAAGATTTTATGATTGGATGTAAAAAATTTGATGTAAAACAAACTATATATTGTCCGGCAAGTAAAATTGAAGAATTATATATAAATTTACCGAAAGACAAACCACTTGTAATAGCTGATGCCACTAG
Above is a window of Bacteroidia bacterium DNA encoding:
- a CDS encoding rhodanese-like domain-containing protein — protein: PKETYDICNEEAILVDVREDFMIGCKKFDVKQTIYCPASKIEELYINLPKDKPLVIADATSIHSKETIIFLTEKGFTNIANLAGGLVEWERDNLPLHSDITEMLTGSCMCQLRQRHKKT